In the Tessaracoccus lacteus genome, CACAGACCGGCTCCACGGGTTCGCAGACGGGTTCCACCGACACCCAGAGCGGGTCCGCGGCCTCCGGCTCGTCTGCGGCGTCTGGTTCCTCCGCCTCAGGCTCGTCCGCGTCGGGCTCCTCGGCCTCCGGTTCCGCCGCGTCGGGTTCGGGCTCCGTCTCCGGCGGCGGTTCCACCGGCGGCACGTCGCAGACCGTGGCCCAGGCCGAGGTCGCGCTGCAGCAGGCCGAGCTGGATTACGCGTCCGCTGAGCTGGCGCTCGAGGGCGCGACGCTCGTCGCGCCGGCCGACGGCGTGCTCACGGCGATGCCGTTCGTCGTGGGCGGGACGGCCGCCACGTCCGACGTGGCCACGGTGAGCACCGAAGACAGCGTCTCGATCCCCGTCGAGGTGGCCGTCACCGACATCGGCAAGGTCGCGGTCGGCCAGGAGGTCTCCGTGTCCGATGCCACGGGCGGCACCTCCGAGGGCACCGTCGGCACCATCGCGCTGATGCCCACCTCGGGCGCGACCACCTACACCGTGAGCGTCGTCGTCGCCGAGCCAGCGGCCGGACTCGTGGCGGGGACCTCGGCGAACCTGACAATCACCGTCGCCTCCAGCGCCGACGCGCTGCTCGCACCGATTTCGGCGATCACCCTTACAGGGTCCGACTCCGGCACCGTCAGGGTCGTGTCGGACGGCCAGGTCTCCACCCAGGACGTGACGCTCGGCATCCGCGGCACCACGCATGTCGAGGTCACCGACGGCCTGGCCGACGGCGACACGCTTGTCCTCTCCGATACCTCCGAGGCGATCCCGACGTCCGACTCGTCCAAATCCTCCATGGGAGGCGGCATGAGCGGCGGATCCAGCTTCGGTGGCGGCTCGTCGTCGTTCGGCGGCGGGTCCTCGTTCAGTGGCGGCCCCCAGCGCTGATCCGCCGACGCCCGCCGGCCCGGTCTCCTCGCGGCAGGGACCGGGCCGGTTGTCGTCCCGCTGCCCAGACGCAGCGCTCAGATCACGGCGCAGACGGGTGCGCCGACCGGGCGCGGGTGGCGCCCGTGATGGCCGCGATGATCTCCTCATAGCTGGCTGCGCCGGACTGGAAGGAGCCGTTGTTGCGGCCGTGTCGGAGCACCTCGATCCGGTCGGCCACCGCACGCACGTCGCTGAGGTTGTGGCTGATCAGGATCACGCCGAGGCCCATGTCGCGGAGGTCCTCGATGTAGCTCAGTACCTCGGCGGTCTGGCTGACCGAAAGCGACGCGGTGGGCTCGTCCAGCACGACGAGGCAGGGGTCGCTCACCAGCGTCCTGGCGATGGCGACGCACTGGCGCTGGCCGGCCGAGAGCCCGCGCAGAGGCTGGTCGAGGTCCGCGATGCGCGTCCGCAGGCGCCCGAGGTAGCTGCGGGCGAGCTCATCCATCCTCGTGCGGTCGAGGAGCCCGCCCGAGACGATCTCGCGGCCCAGGAAGATGTTGCTCGTCACGTCCAGCTGCTCGACGAGCGCGAACTCCTGGAACACCGTTGCGATGCCCATCGCGATCGCGGCCTTGGCACTCGGGATGCTGACGATCTCGCCCTTGAGTTCGATGGTGCCGTGATCGGGCTGGTAGACGCCGGCGATCAGCCGCGCGACGGTCGACTTGCCCGCGGCGTTGTCGCCGACGAGTGCAACGACCTCGCCGCTGCGCACCTCAAGGTTCACTCCCGTCAGGGCGTGCACACCCCCGAAGACCTTGTCGACGTCGGTGAGCCTCAACAACGCCGTGGAGTCTCTCATCATCTCTCCCTGTTCCTCAGAGGGTCCATGCCGTCACTGGCCACGGCCAACGCGCCGCGCGCCTCCGCGTCCTCACACTCCCCGACCACGACGAAGCCTTCGCCCGACGGCAGCAGCGGTCGCGTCCTGAGGACCGCGCGGACAGCGTCGGTGAACAGATCCCCGGTGGCCGTCAGCGCCCCGGTGAGGCAGATGCGCTCCGGAGCAAGCAGAGTGGCCGCGTCCGCGATGGCCGTACCTATGGCCGTCGCCGCGTGCGAGACCACCTGACGGCACCCCGG is a window encoding:
- a CDS encoding ATP-binding cassette domain-containing protein, which codes for MMRDSTALLRLTDVDKVFGGVHALTGVNLEVRSGEVVALVGDNAAGKSTVARLIAGVYQPDHGTIELKGEIVSIPSAKAAIAMGIATVFQEFALVEQLDVTSNIFLGREIVSGGLLDRTRMDELARSYLGRLRTRIADLDQPLRGLSAGQRQCVAIARTLVSDPCLVVLDEPTASLSVSQTAEVLSYIEDLRDMGLGVILISHNLSDVRAVADRIEVLRHGRNNGSFQSGAASYEEIIAAITGATRARSAHPSAP